A single Cucumis melo cultivar AY chromosome 4, USDA_Cmelo_AY_1.0, whole genome shotgun sequence DNA region contains:
- the LOC103489942 gene encoding 60S ribosomal protein L37-3 isoform X2, producing MGKGTGSFGKRRNKTHTLCVRCGRRSFHLQKSRCSACAFPAARKHNWSVKAIRRKTTGTGRMRYLRHVPRRFKSGFREGTEAAPRSKGASSSA from the exons ATG GGTAAGGGAACGGGAAGTTTCGGTAAACGGAGGAACAAGACCCACACCCTCTGTGTTAGGTGTGGCCGTCGTAGCTTCCATCTCCAGAAGAGTCGATGCTCCGCTTGTGCATTTCCAGCTGCCCGTAAGC ATAACTGGAGCGTCAAGGCGATCCGAAGGAAGACCACTGGAACTGGGCGGATGAGATATTTGCGCCATGTTCCTCGCAGATTCAAGAGTGGTTTCAGAGAAG GTACTGAAGCAGCGCCAAGGAGCAAAGGAGCCTCATCATCAGCCTAA
- the LOC103489942 gene encoding 60S ribosomal protein L37-3 isoform X1, translating to MGKGTGSFGKRRNKTHTLCVRCGRRSFHLQKSRCSACAFPAARKRTYNWSVKAIRRKTTGTGRMRYLRHVPRRFKSGFREGTEAAPRSKGASSSA from the exons ATG GGTAAGGGAACGGGAAGTTTCGGTAAACGGAGGAACAAGACCCACACCCTCTGTGTTAGGTGTGGCCGTCGTAGCTTCCATCTCCAGAAGAGTCGATGCTCCGCTTGTGCATTTCCAGCTGCCCGTAAGCGTACAT ATAACTGGAGCGTCAAGGCGATCCGAAGGAAGACCACTGGAACTGGGCGGATGAGATATTTGCGCCATGTTCCTCGCAGATTCAAGAGTGGTTTCAGAGAAG GTACTGAAGCAGCGCCAAGGAGCAAAGGAGCCTCATCATCAGCCTAA